Proteins encoded by one window of Papio anubis isolate 15944 chromosome 7, Panubis1.0, whole genome shotgun sequence:
- the LOC101003993 gene encoding acyl-coenzyme A thioesterase 1 isoform X2 — translation MEPEELGAIAEVSTDEAEPGPFPGIVDMFGTGGGLLEYRASLLAGKGFAVLALAYYNYEDLPKTMDILHLEYFEEAVNYLLSHPEVKGPGVGLLGISKGGELCLSMASFLKGITAAVIINGSVANVGGTLHYKGETLPPVGVNRNRIKVTKDGYADIVDVLNSPLEGPDQKSFIPVERAESTFLFLVGQDDHNWKSEFYANEACKRLQAHGRRKPQIICYAGAGHYIEPPYFPLCRASLHALVGSAIIFGGEPRAHAMAQVDAWKQLQTFFHKHLGGQEGTIPAKL, via the exons ATGGAGCCTGAAGAGTTGGGTGCAATTGCTGAGGTCTCCACAGATGAAGCAG AACCTGGGCCCTTTCCTGGGATTGTGGACATGTTCGGAACTGGAGGTGGCCTGCTGGAGTATCGGGCTAGTCTGCTGGCTGGGAAGGGTTTTGCTGTGCTGGCTCTGGCTTATTATAACTATGAAGACCTCCCCAAGACCATGGACATCCTCCATCTGGAGTACTTTGAAGAAGCCGTGAACTACTTGCTCAGTCATCCTGAG GTAAAAGGTCCAGGAGTTGGGCTGCTTGGAATTTCCAAAGGGGGTGAGCTCTGCCTTTCCATGGCCTCTTTCCTGAAGGGCATCACGGCTGCTGTCATCATCAACGGCTCTGTGGCCAATGTTGGGGGAACCTTACACTACAAGGGTGAGACCTTGCCCCCTGTGGGCGTCAACAGAAATCGCATCAAGGTGACCAAAGATGGCTATGCAGACATTGTGGATGTCCTGAACAGCCCTTTGGAAGGACCTGACCAGAAGAGCTTCATTCCTGTGGAAAGGGCAGAGAGCACCTTCCTGTTCCTGGTAGGTCAGGATGACCACAACTGGAAGAGTGAGTTCTATGCTAATGAGGCCTGTAAACGCTTGCAGGCCCATGGGAGGAGAAAGCCCCAGATCATCTGTTACGCAGGGGCGGGACACTATATTGAGCCTCCTTACTTCCCGCTGTGCCGGGCTTCCCTGCATGCCTTGGTGGGCAGTGCTATTATCTTCGGAGGGGAGCCCAGGGCTCATGCCATGGCTCAGGTGGATGCTTGGAAACAACTCCAGACTTTCTTCCACAAACACTTGGGTGGCCAAGAGGGGACAATCCCAGcaaaactgtaa
- the LOC101004695 gene encoding eukaryotic translation initiation factor 3 subunit J — protein sequence MAAAAGDSDSWDADAFSVEDPVRKVGGGGTAGGDRWEGEDEDEDVKDNWDDDDDEKKEEAEVKPEVKVSEKKKIAEKIKEKERQQKKRQEEIKKRLEEPEEPKVLTPEEQLADKLRLKKLQEESDLELAKETFGVNNTVYGIDAMNPSSRDDFTEFGKLLKDKITQYEKSLYYASFLEVLVRDVCISLEIDDLKKITNSLTVLCSEKQKQEKQSKAKKKKKGVVPGGGLKATMKDDLADYGGYDGGYVQDYEDFM from the coding sequence ATGGCGGCGGCGGCAGGGGACTCGGACTCCTGGGACGCGGACGCGTTCTCCGTGGAAGACCCAGTGCGGAAGGTGGGGGGCGGCGGCACTGCCGGCGGGGACCGCTGGGAAGGCGAGGACGAGGACGAGGACGTCAAGGATAACTgggatgacgatgatgatgaaaaaaaagaggaagcagaagtAAAACCAGAGGTAAaagtttcagaaaagaaaaaaatagcagaaaagataaaagagaaagaacggcaacagaagaaaaggcaagaagaaattaaaaagaggtTAGAAGAACCTGAAGAACCTAAAGTGCTAACACCAGAAGAACAATTAGCAGATAAACTTCGGCTAAAGAAATTACAGGAAGAGTCAGACCTCGAATTAGCAAAGGAAACTTTTGGTGTTAATAATACAGTTTATGGAATAGATGCTATGAACCCATCTTCAAGAGATGACTTTACAGAGTTTGGAAAGttactaaaagataaaattacacAATATGAAAAATCACTATATTATGCCAGTTTTTTGGAAGTCTTAGTTCGAGATGTGTGTATTTCATTGGAAATTGatgacttgaaaaaaattaccaaTTCACTGACTGTGCTTTGCAGTGAAAAACAGAagcaagaaaagcaaagcaaagccaaaaagaagaagaaaggtgtGGTTCCTGGAGGGGGATTAAAAGCCACCATGAAAGATGATCTGGCAGATTATGGTGGTTATGATGGAGGATATGTACAAGACTATGAAGACTTCATGtga
- the LOC101003993 gene encoding acyl-coenzyme A thioesterase 1 isoform X1 has product MASSPAVLRASRLYPWSLKSWVQLLRSPQMKQVGRIIRVPARMAATLILEPAGRCCWDEPVRIAVRGLAPEQPVTLRASLRDEKGALFQAHARYRADARGELDLERAPALGGSFAGLEPMGLLWALEPEKPLLRLVKRDVRTPLAVELEVLDGHDPGPGRLLCRARQERDFLPPGVRREPVRAGRVRGTLFLPPEPGPFPGIVDMFGTGGGLLEYRASLLAGKGFAVLALAYYNYEDLPKTMDILHLEYFEEAVNYLLSHPEVKGPGVGLLGISKGGELCLSMASFLKGITAAVIINGSVANVGGTLHYKGETLPPVGVNRNRIKVTKDGYADIVDVLNSPLEGPDQKSFIPVERAESTFLFLVGQDDHNWKSEFYANEACKRLQAHGRRKPQIICYAGAGHYIEPPYFPLCRASLHALVGSAIIFGGEPRAHAMAQVDAWKQLQTFFHKHLGGQEGTIPAKL; this is encoded by the exons ATGGCCTCATCTCCTGCTGTCCTTCGAGCGTCCCGGCTGTACCCATGGAGCCTGAAGAGTTGGGTGCAATTGCTGAGGTCTCCACAGATGAAGCAGGTTGGCCGGATCATTAGGGTTCCTGCTCGGATGGCGGCGACGCTGATCCTGGAGCCCGCCGGCCGCTGCTGCTGGGACGAGCCAGTGCGAATCGCGGTGCGCGGCCTAGCTCCGGAGCAGCCGGTCACGCTGCGCGCGTCCCTGCGAGACGAGAAGGGCGCGCTTTTCCAGGCCCACGCGCGCTACCGCGCCGACGCCCGCGGCGAGCTGGACCTGGAGCGCGCGCCCGCGCTGGGCGGCAGCTTCGCGGGGCTTGAGCCCATGGGGCTGCTCTGGGCCTTGGAGCCCGAGAAACCCTTGCTGCGGCTGGTCAAGCGCGACGTGCGAACGCCCTTGGCGGTGGAGCTGGAGGTGCTGGATGGCCACGACCCTGGGCCCGGGCGGCTGCTGTGCCGGGCGCGGCAGGAGCGCGACTTCCTCCCGCCAGGGGTGCGGCGCGAGCCGGTGCGCGCCGGCCGGGTGCGCGGGACTCTTTTCCTACCGCCAG AACCTGGGCCCTTTCCTGGGATTGTGGACATGTTCGGAACTGGAGGTGGCCTGCTGGAGTATCGGGCTAGTCTGCTGGCTGGGAAGGGTTTTGCTGTGCTGGCTCTGGCTTATTATAACTATGAAGACCTCCCCAAGACCATGGACATCCTCCATCTGGAGTACTTTGAAGAAGCCGTGAACTACTTGCTCAGTCATCCTGAG GTAAAAGGTCCAGGAGTTGGGCTGCTTGGAATTTCCAAAGGGGGTGAGCTCTGCCTTTCCATGGCCTCTTTCCTGAAGGGCATCACGGCTGCTGTCATCATCAACGGCTCTGTGGCCAATGTTGGGGGAACCTTACACTACAAGGGTGAGACCTTGCCCCCTGTGGGCGTCAACAGAAATCGCATCAAGGTGACCAAAGATGGCTATGCAGACATTGTGGATGTCCTGAACAGCCCTTTGGAAGGACCTGACCAGAAGAGCTTCATTCCTGTGGAAAGGGCAGAGAGCACCTTCCTGTTCCTGGTAGGTCAGGATGACCACAACTGGAAGAGTGAGTTCTATGCTAATGAGGCCTGTAAACGCTTGCAGGCCCATGGGAGGAGAAAGCCCCAGATCATCTGTTACGCAGGGGCGGGACACTATATTGAGCCTCCTTACTTCCCGCTGTGCCGGGCTTCCCTGCATGCCTTGGTGGGCAGTGCTATTATCTTCGGAGGGGAGCCCAGGGCTCATGCCATGGCTCAGGTGGATGCTTGGAAACAACTCCAGACTTTCTTCCACAAACACTTGGGTGGCCAAGAGGGGACAATCCCAGcaaaactgtaa